taaaaacccccacatttggcaaactgcattttcttcagATCATTCAGATTAAAATTCCCTAATTAACTCTAGTCAGATGCCAACGTTCTTGACTTGGAGcatgttttttctctgtcttaatTCTCCTCATTTTCTCATCAATGAAGCAACAGCTTACAAGCTGttacagttgcagtttctgggAGAAGCAGTTGCCAAATTGTTGGGTTCATGTGACTGGATCCTATGAAGAGTGCTATACTGCCagtgaacatttattttcaatttctcaGATAGAAGACTAGCATTTACATATAAGATGGTACGACACTCTTCCACCACAAGAATTAAACTGGAATTTTTGGTTCACACCAAAACATCACCAGTACACATGAAGTGAAGAAAACTTTTAGTCACCAATAATGTTTTGGAAATTAAAAACTACACTGTTTTGGGGTCTCTTTCTATGTGGGATCCCCATCTTCCATTACCTTGAGTTGTTCCAGGACCATTATCTTCATCACTGTCCCCACTATAAAACTGTGCCTTTGTTTTGGAACTCTCTGAGTAAAAATCTAGGCAAACAAGAAACAGTGATATCACATTAAACACTCCTTAGCTGCTAAGACTGTATCATGAGGAAAAGAGTAGGCAATACCATCCAAGTTCAACAGATTCTTGGGCAGTCAGAATTACTCCTGCAAGGTAAAAGGCCTGCAAGGTAAGGAATCCCTCAGGGGTCCCATTATACCTCTCATGGCTCATGAGGAAGGCAAGCCACAAGAGGAGAAATGTAGTGAACAGGAGGAAGCCTAAAAAGACAcatggctgtggggagggatATGAATTATTCCTTTGTTCCCGCTTTAAATAATTGCAGCAGgatccttttttgtttgtttatagaTTGCTTGTTTCACCTATACTAGTCTATGCTCTACAGCTGCAGTGAGGCCAGCAGAAAATCAATTGTCCCCAGGAGAGGAACTGACAGAGTCTAGTGAGCAGGGAACCCCGCTCTTTAAATCTAGGAATTTTCAATATCCCAGAAGATTTGGGAGCTGCAAAGTATCAGAGTGGGATCTGGGCCACCAGGAGGAATTTCCCCTTGAAAAGAGTGAGATACACAGACCTGAGAGGCCAGTCACGCCCTGCTTGTCTCTCATCAGGTTATAGTCAATCTCTTCATAGACAACCTCAGAGAACGTGTCATAGGATGTTGGGGAACCTGAAAGTAAAAGCCAATGATCACTCAAACAGTCTCTGTTCATACTCAGGCTGGGATCGTGAAAAGGAGAAGTGACCTAAAGGGGTCTGCATGACCTGGTTGGTACTCAGAAAGTCACAGAGCGCTGTTGACTGAGGATAAGTATTGCTGAGCTCTTTCACTGCCAGACAGTAAGTAAAAATCTCAGTGTGGCAGCAGATGCCATTCATGTAATTCATTCAATGTCGTGCCATTCATCCCCCAGCTTCCCCAGCCAACTAAACACTCACCAGCCATTGTCAAGGTGGCGTTTTTTACCAGCCCTGAGGGACTCACCTCTCTGCCGTGCACTTCGTATCTGCCCAGCAAGAATGGCAAGGACCAGGCACAAAAGGGCACCCAGGATAATGCAGAGGATGACAGGCACTGAAATTCTTGTACTTTCTGTTGCAGGGCGACGGGGAGGGTCTGAATCAAAATGAAGAAGCAACAGGTAGAGAATCAGGTGACTCAAAGGTCTGCTTCTGTGTAGCCTCCTGCTGTACCTGTGGTAGCAGGATCAGGCAGGGCACTTGCTTCCCAGTTGTGGGTCCTGCCCAAGCAGCTAGAATTCAGCAGATGGCAGTAGTGCCACTGGGCTCTTCTTTACAAAAGACTGTGGGTAATGTTTACCGATGAGCTGGAATATATTGCTGATTTCCCTGCTATGCACTATCAGAGACAGTAATTCCTCGTTTAATGGAAGAAAGGGGGAAGAAGGAATGCTTTACCTGCTTTAGTGGGTGATACTGTTGTTTCTGTTATACCTACAAAGGCAAGACAAGTCCAGATTAAGGAAGAGGCAAGTGTGATAAATAGGGAGAACATCTTCACATCAGTTGTGAAGTTCCCGCAGTCAAAATTATGAAGGGACTAGTCTCTGGGATGTACAGCTGACATAATGTTCCTCTATCCAGCTCCTTTCCAGATCTATGTAATGAACCAAAGGACCAGCCACTAACCAGAGCAATTCACggcagcatcttccttatgatcaCAGTTTTTGCCAAGTGAGGGCTTGGTAGGACAGTCCCAGAGAGACGACTCTGTTCCTTCACAATGCACCTTCTCCAACCAGATGGGTCCAGTCCCTTCCCCAAAGGCAGCTTCACTCAGAGCAGACACAGCAGatccacagcccagctgcctaCATACAACATTTGCATCTGCTGTGTCCCAGGAATCATCACAGATTGTTCCCCAAAAACCTTGGTGCCAAATCTCCACTCTGCCTGAGCATCCATCCTCGCCTCCTATGACTCGTAACTTCTCCCTGTCTGCAAAACACAGAAACCTTCTGTATTGCTGAAACAGAAGATCTGTAGACCAATaaggagaaacaaagaagcagaGGTACCTGAACAACTTGTAGAGTTAGGGCACTCAGCAAATGTGGCTGGAGGGAttgtctcttttcttcctgcagaATTTAAATACCAAAGTAAATAATGGGATTATTCTCTGAAAAGAACAAGGGAATATAAAATGTATGAGAATTAACCatcaagttatttttttcctataataTGTGTATAGCCTGTTTAGTACTTGGTGGATCTCTGTTTGGCTGTTGCTGTGAATTTAATAACCTTTCTGATGACTgtgctttttttattcttctatgAGACAGATGCAATCCCTTTCAAGAGATCTGAATGTCATCTAAAATTTCTTTATGTTATAGTGGAAACCCACAGGTATGAAACAGTGTCATAAGAGCAGGCACTAGAAATGGACCTTTAGAACTGAACTAATTCGTACGCTTGACCATGGCTATGTGCATGCATGCGTATACATGCACCTATGCACTGATATGCCTCCATATGTGTAGAAACACATACATGCCTCTAGACTTCTTTAAAGTCTGATCCTAGCTCAGATCTCACAGACTGACTGTGTATCGTAgatttttgctgtaaaaatatGCAATGGAACCATCCAATCAGGGACTTCTTTGGGGTTTCCTCTGGATAACTCGACTTGGTGACACTGATGTAATTTTAATTTGCTCATTTACATCAAAGATATAGGTAAAGAAAAAGGTGCTATTTCCATGCATaggtttatatatatatatctaggCAGTCCTATAAAGATGCATTTCTAATTACCAGTGCAAGAAATGTGGGTCTCTTCTGCTCGGTTATCACATGACTGAGGATCCCAGGGGTCTGATTGACATTGCCAGAGAGAGCTATGTTGCTCAGTACACTCAATGTGGTCCAGCCATGTGGGCCCAAAACCTCTGCCGTATTTGAAGTCTTTTTCAATTTCCCCACCATTTCCGCAGTTCAGGTGTTTGCATACAGTTATTGCAGTGAGTTGAGACATACGATTGGAGCAAACACTCCCCCATGTCCCATTGTAGAAAACTTCTAGCCGACCAGCACAGTCATTGCCATTCACCAGCCTCAAAGCCAGGAACTCTAGAAGTAAAGACATAAAAATGTAGTTAGAGGGGCCTGATTCTGCCTGGAACTTGACTATGATGAGTGAAATCCAGAATCTATTAGCAATCCTGTTCATCACTCTGGATGAGAAAGTGCCAGAGGAAATCACTCTAAAAGTGACAAGCACTTCAAAAGTCACGTAGTGATCATCTCTGGTTATCCAGCACTTGCTAGCATCTACATCAACAAACAGCAGTGACGGCCACTCCCGACAGTCACAGGCATATTTCTTTGGTGTGCTGAAACACAGTTGCCAGGTGTTTCTCTGACTTACTGAAGTTTTGGTGTGCAAACTTTACAATAATTTCAGAGCTATCTGGAATGGCTCCCCTGCACAAGCCCAGGGCAGCTTTGCAGCTTCTGGTGACCAAGACCCTGCCAGTTGTAGCCAACACATTTCACCCCTTATCTCTGTGAAACACCTATTTAAGAAGGGTTTGAACATAAATCCATTCTAAACTCTACCATCATCATAGTCATAAAATACATGCATTATAAACCTTACCCTTAGTCCCAGACAACAGATATTGCTATTGTAACAATGTGCACATATAGTGAATAAAATGCTACTTCTCATTCTGGGAAACACACTGTAGGAGTTAACATCATACCAATCTCAACATATATTTGTTACAAGCTTCAGACCTTGACCCTGCAAAACACATGAACAAGAATGTAATTTATGAGGTAAAGTAAGGTTACtctattttatttactttatgTAAAGACACACATTTCATTGTTCTTTTTCCAAAGATCAGCGGGTAAGTACATCCTGCTTTTCAAACAATACAGACCATTTTCCTTAGGGATTCCAACTGTTGCAGGCTTCCCAATCCAAGCATCCTCATGTCTGGCTGGTACTTTATCTCCCAAATGAACTTAGGTTTTCTTCTGGGCTGCATGAGTTTAACTGAATTGTTGCACAGATCTGCTTTTCCATCTGCCTGGCAATGGGCCCAATCTACTAACCCTTGAATGGTTctatttttgtatttacttACATTGTCTGTTTCCTGCCTCAGCAACATTCCACAATACCAACAGGTCTCACCAGGTcaaagtagagagggagaagaacctctttCCACcagctggctacactcttcttgatgcatccccttcttggccacaagggcacattactggctcatgttcagtttattatcaaccaggactcccaggtctctctctgcagagctgctctccagcaggtcagtccccagcctttactggtgcttggggttgttcctcctgaggtgcaggactctgcacttgtccttgttgaacctcatgaggttcctctctgtccaactctcaagctggttgacatcctgctgaatggcagcacagctttctggggaatcagccagtcctcccagtttggtgccatcagtgaacttgctgagggtacactctatccccttatccaggttgttgatgaagatgttgagcaagactggccccagaaccaatccctgtggaactccactggccacaggcctccaactcaattctgtgctattgatcaccaccctctgggctctgtcattcagccagctctcgatccacctcactgtccactcatccaactgacactgcttgagctttctgatgaggatgttataggagacagtgtcgaaagccttgctgaagtcaaggtagatgacatctgatTCTTAGACAAAAAAATACCCATGCTCCCTGCCACTGGTGTTCTTCCCTATCACCTCCCACTCCAACAAGTTCTATCTCACTTCTTTACCATCTGTTTACACATAGTTGCCCACTTCCCTCTGTCCCCAACAATGGGTATGCCATTTACACAACACTACAAGAAGACAAATTGCCAGTATCAGAACTAAGGCTTCTCTGGAGCTTCAAAGTCACTACAGGGTACTGTAGGGCACTACAGGACACTATCTACTCCCAGGACATGCCAGGTACTACAGAATGTCTCCCACATTTACTATCTGTTGTCATGTCCAAAACAGTTTCTACTTCAGAAatttaactttattttcattCGTGCACTTCATCTTAGCTTTCAGTTGTTGCTTTGAgtaatgagggaaaaaaaagagaaaaatttatCAATGTAACAAATAGGAAACCTCTTCGACCCATTCCTTTAGTCctaatttcctttgtttttcctccttcagcGAGGGTAATAATGCAAGaggtcaggttttttttctgcttctttgtgCTTCATTTTCCTCTACGTCAGCCTGGATACTCACAGGGCTTGTATTTACTCCTTATGGGCTATCCAAAGGCTGTAGTCTCTTCAGAGTTTGCACCTCTTCCATTGTGGATCCTCCACAGGCTACAGTCCCTTCAGGGTTTGTATCTGCTCCATCATGTACCCTCCACAGGTGGCGGTCCCTTCAGGGGTGTATGTCTTCCAGCATAGCTTATACACAGGCCACAGCCTTCTCAGAGGTATACCTCATCTGTCATGGAAAACATGTCTCTAACCATGTTCCCAGCAGTGTCTTTTTCcacttctctttcatttcttctctctaTTGCAACTGCTGCTTTGTCTTAAATATACATTAGCAGAGCCACCATATATTCCTCTATTAGTTGCTGCTTTGTAACACAATGTTGCCATTGGTTTCAGTCAGCTGTAACTGGCTATAATGGGCACATGGCAGTTGGTGACCTCCTCCTtattctctcctcctcctgctcaagGAACACCCACAGCCCCTTGCTGCGGAAATCTTTACATAAACCTTTTCATTTACCTCCCAAATATCCCACTCCACCACACTTCTGTGTTTATTAACATAAAATAAGGGTTTGTGTAGACCCTTTGGATCTTGGTGGGACCAAGGAGTTGTGCTGACCAGCTATGCTTGTAGTTAAGAGAACAAGAGGCTTTCCAAGCAAGTCTCTGCTAATTCTGTTTCCCCTTTCAACCCACAGGCTTAGAAAATGATTTTCTGAACACACCTGAGCACAGGACTCCAGCATCCTCTTTGTGTCTGCAATTGTGGTGGCCCCATGGCCTAGAGACACATGTCCAGAGATCAGATTCAGCTCCAGTGCAGTTCACATCATCCAGCCAGATCTGTCCTGAGCCTTCACCATAATGAGCAGAGGCAAATGCTTTGATGGCATGTCCACATCCTAGCTGTTTGCAAACAACATTAGCATCTGATAGATCCCAGTTATCATCACAGATGGTGCCCCAGATGCCATCATGATAAATCTCTACTCTCCCAGCACAGCGTTTTGTTCCATTCACCAGCCTTATCTGTTTGCTACCTGCAGGAAGAAAACCCAGCTGTCAACATGCAATATAGCAATAATGCACAGAGGTCAGGGTAATCCTATATGTTTAAAACACTTATAAGGCATCATGTTCTTGTTATATTCCAGTTCTTCTGTTATGGCTTCTTGGGTACAACTCCTGTGATGCTAAAACTGCATAATGGGAAAGGCCTGCTCCTGCATCAGGTAAATGCTGCAAACAAGGAGTGTCTAGTCATACTAAGTATATAAAGATATCATCTTCTACCAGAAAGCTGGGGAAGTAGTTTgctatctaaactcctttagtCAGAAAGAGACAGTTTTTGTCATATATGGGTTACAAAGTTAAGAGAAGGGTACAAACAGTTCTAATTTACTTTAGAAAGGCTGCAGGTATCCATAAAGATAGAAATGTCACAAAATAAAACCTATTACCTCCCAAGTGATAATCAGAATGTGTGGGAGTCATGGTCAAATTAGCATTGTTAAGGCTTCTGTAttctattgtttcttttttattctgcaAGACAAATTCTTTAAGAAATTTAGGTGAAGAAAGCATTCTGTAAATTATACTTGCTTCCTTAACTATCATTTGTTCAGACCCAAacggacatgttcctatgtgacttgatctaggtggacctgcttctgcagggagattggactacatgatctctggaggtcccttccaacccctaccattctatgattctgtgatacacaAGCAGATGGGTATCACAAGTTCTGACCCATGTCTATTTAGGATCTGGTGAGAACACAGCACAAGGTGGGCTAGAGGAAACCCTAGGAAACATTCTGAACCTTTCACACAGTAACTCACCTGAGCAAATAACACCAACGTCTTCAGCAACTCCAGTTGGCACTGTCTGAGATTGAGAGGTCTTACAGAGCATCAGCTGAGTCTCATTTCCAGCACACTGGACACTTCTTAAGCCAACAAGACCTATGCCTCGCTGAGACCTTGGAAGGTAGTAGGCTTTCTCAGCAATTCCACACTGGAGCTGTCTGCATACCACATGAGCATCCTTAATGTCCCAGTCATCATCCAGAACTCTACTCCACAAGCCATGGAGTGAGACCTCAAGTCGTCCATCACAGCGGCTCTCACCACCAGAGAGTCTGAGTGATTCAGCAAGACCTGGGCTCAAGAGAAGTGTAAAATGTGTTGAGTAACATCTACTGTTTTTAATCGTAGTAGAAATGACATGCAGATAGATGGAAGACAAGTTTCTATGTCAGTAAAAATATGGGTCTCACCACTGATTAAGGAGAGAGCCTCTCAAGGCTCTGTTTGTGGTTTTGCACACAAGGGTCTGCaatgggaagagagaaagcttCCCCAGCTCAAAAACTAGATCCTGTGAGGAGTCAGGAACACCTAAACAATGTGAATCCCTTTACTAAATGAAGTTTCTATGTTGAAACCAAAATTGGAGAGGTGAGGATTAGGAAAGGGCATTAAACGCAGGCTGACATACTAGCCTTGCTTGGCAGAGTGAGATCACTAACACTGCTTTGGTCTAAAGTTTCACTATCCTTAAAAGGCCACTCCTGACTTACCTGAGCAAATAACTGTGGCTGCTTCTCTGGCTGAACAGGTTGGATTGCCCAAAGTCACTTGAGCACAATCCCACAGGCAGGACTCTGTCCCTGCACAATGAAAAGCATCTCTCCATACAAGCCCATTCCCATCCACAAAACGATCTCCTGTCTGGATTGACTTTGCATAGCCACAGTTTAGTTGATGACAGAAAACGTTGGCAGCTTGCAAATTCCAGTGGGAGCGGCAGAGTCTTCCCCACGTGTCTCCATGGCGGATCtccaccctgccagagcatgTGCTGCCATTCACCAACCTGCCCCCAGGACACCCTGAACATAAGAGAAAGTGAATACTGAGAGGTCACGTTCTTAAATGCTCATAGGCATGACCTGAAGAGACTGATAAATGGAGAGAAGTTTTCCTCAGCATTCCGTAGTAAAAATGAGTCTGCTGGGCCACCGAAACTTCCATATTCATAACTAAACTTCAGCCTACCCTTCTATCCACTGAGAATGACTAGAAATCAGGATCTGTTCCCctttgcaatttttaaaatcaggACTCTAGGTTTCAGGGCTCTGGGTGAACCAATAGACCTTAATTGTTCTGACCAGCCTCAACCAGGGCCTCCATCTACACACCCTCAGGCTACTGGTCCAGGGTCTCACTTAAACCTGGAGCAAGCCTTCTGTCCTTATGTCAACTATGTGACTGGTGTAACTATCTCCATTTTTGTCTCCTGGTACTCCTGAAAATACTCCTGTATTTTTCAGTTGGACCCTACATCTGATTAATTACTTTGCATTGTCTGGAACTGTTCACAGACCTTCTTATCAATACCTCCTCTGTCCTCAGTGCAGGTGCTTTGGATTGTGTCTTAGTGGGTATGGACATTGCCTGTATTTGCCTCAtcctctgcctccagctcaTCCTAACTCATGGAACAGCCCTGTTCTCGCTGTTCCCTGAGACAAAGAGCCTTTCACAGAGAGCAGCTTTGTGGTACAGGTGAAGTGCAGCCTCAATTCCTGTAAATGCCTGtagcagcaaaaaaagagacaaagctTGTCTCCACAGATACTCTCACAATTTTGGgatcatatttttcttcaaagaaggCATTTCAGTTCTCCTCTTAGACTTTTCTGCTGCTCACCTGAACATACCACGCGAGCATCTTTCCCAGTAGGGCACTCATCATGACCTAGCACACTCACAGGACAACCTCTCAGGCCTGAGATATTTTTCTTGCAGCTGAATGTGCCATTCCAGACAGATTCATTTCCTTTCCCAAAATACTGTCCATCTGGTATTAGTAGGGCAACTCCACAGTCCATCTGCTGGCAAAGGTCATTAGCAGCAGGGAGATCCCACAGGTAGTCACACAGGGTTCCCCACGTGCCTCCATGAAGAAGCTCTACTCTCCCTGAACATGTGGTACTGCCATTTGCCAGCCTGTATCCACCATAGCCTGtaggaagaataaaagaagttatcagatttggggttttgtggtttttgttttcgtTTTTGTGTTAATGCATTGGAAATTTTAAGACAGATGTAGCTGCATGGAATTCGCTGCAAGGAACTAACTCTTGTTATGTCTCAGGTTACTGGG
Above is a window of Colius striatus isolate bColStr4 chromosome 1, bColStr4.1.hap1, whole genome shotgun sequence DNA encoding:
- the LOC104564058 gene encoding antigen WC1.1 isoform X4, whose protein sequence is MPRMATKGLLCTPVLWLLLLSIQVSLGADELRLSNGTGPCSGRVEVKHEEQWGTVCDGDWTIEDAEVVCKQLQCGSAVKALNRAPFGEGSGPTWLYRLDCRGDESALWNCSHSGWGAFNCPHYFDTGVICSGFSELQLTGGDTACSGHLKVKQKETWAMVCFSHIDFKTASVVCNELECGQAVDIFRGTHFEDRHELIWQEEFHCEGNETHLAHCSRTLHHRQSCSHYATVVCSGYGGYRLANGSTTCSGRVELLHGGTWGTLCDYLWDLPAANDLCQQMDCGVALLIPDGQYFGKGNESVWNGTFSCKKNISGLRGCPVSVLGHDECPTGKDARVVCSGCPGGRLVNGSTCSGRVEIRHGDTWGRLCRSHWNLQAANVFCHQLNCGYAKSIQTGDRFVDGNGLVWRDAFHCAGTESCLWDCAQVTLGNPTCSAREAATVICSGLAESLRLSGGESRCDGRLEVSLHGLWSRVLDDDWDIKDAHVVCRQLQCGIAEKAYYLPRSQRGIGLVGLRSVQCAGNETQLMLCKTSQSQTVPTGVAEDVGVICSGSKQIRLVNGTKRCAGRVEIYHDGIWGTICDDNWDLSDANVVCKQLGCGHAIKAFASAHYGEGSGQIWLDDVNCTGAESDLWTCVSRPWGHHNCRHKEDAGVLCSEFLALRLVNGNDCAGRLEVFYNGTWGSVCSNRMSQLTAITVCKHLNCGNGGEIEKDFKYGRGFGPTWLDHIECTEQHSSLWQCQSDPWDPQSCDNRAEETHISCTGRKETIPPATFAECPNSTSCSDREKLRVIGGEDGCSGRVEIWHQGFWGTICDDSWDTADANVVCRQLGCGSAVSALSEAAFGEGTGPIWLEKVHCEGTESSLWDCPTKPSLGKNCDHKEDAAVNCSGITETTVSPTKADPPRRPATESTRISVPVILCIILGALLCLVLAILAGQIRSARQRGSPTSYDTFSEVVYEEIDYNLMRDKQGVTGLSDFYSESSKTKAQFYSGDSDEDNGPGTTQEVSSLPGNALEDGYDDVTEAPGPKDASLSGQNNQENIGILEESDRNKDSQTDWSPNVSGNRTSEAETRSSPAFEDTRYDDVEELGH
- the LOC104564058 gene encoding antigen WC1.1 isoform X5 — encoded protein: MATKGLLCTPVLWLLLLSIQVSLGADELRLSNGTGPCSGRVEVKHEEQWGTVCDGDWTIEDAEVVCKQLQCGSAVKALNRAPFGEGSGPTWLYRLDCRGDESALWNCSHSGWGAFNCPHYFDTGVICSGFSELQLTGGDTACSGHLKVKQKETWAMVCFSHIDFKTASVVCNELECGQAVDIFRGTHFEDRHELIWQEEFHCEGNETHLAHCSRTLHHRQSCSHYATVVCSGYGGYRLANGSTTCSGRVELLHGGTWGTLCDYLWDLPAANDLCQQMDCGVALLIPDGQYFGKGNESVWNGTFSCKKNISGLRGCPVSVLGHDECPTGKDARVVCSGCPGGRLVNGSTCSGRVEIRHGDTWGRLCRSHWNLQAANVFCHQLNCGYAKSIQTGDRFVDGNGLVWRDAFHCAGTESCLWDCAQVTLGNPTCSAREAATVICSGLAESLRLSGGESRCDGRLEVSLHGLWSRVLDDDWDIKDAHVVCRQLQCGIAEKAYYLPRSQRGIGLVGLRSVQCAGNETQLMLCKTSQSQTVPTGVAEDVGVICSGSKQIRLVNGTKRCAGRVEIYHDGIWGTICDDNWDLSDANVVCKQLGCGHAIKAFASAHYGEGSGQIWLDDVNCTGAESDLWTCVSRPWGHHNCRHKEDAGVLCSEFLALRLVNGNDCAGRLEVFYNGTWGSVCSNRMSQLTAITVCKHLNCGNGGEIEKDFKYGRGFGPTWLDHIECTEQHSSLWQCQSDPWDPQSCDNRAEETHISCTGRKETIPPATFAECPNSTSCSDREKLRVIGGEDGCSGRVEIWHQGFWGTICDDSWDTADANVVCRQLGCGSAVSALSEAAFGEGTGPIWLEKVHCEGTESSLWDCPTKPSLGKNCDHKEDAAVNCSGITETTVSPTKADPPRRPATESTRISVPVILCIILGALLCLVLAILAGQIRSARQRGSPTSYDTFSEVVYEEIDYNLMRDKQGVTGLSDFYSESSKTKAQFYSGDSDEDNGPGTTQEVSSLPGNALEDGYDDVTEAPGPKDASLSGQNNQENIGILEESDRNKDSQTDWSPNVSGNRTSEAETRSSPAFEDTRYDDVEELGH
- the LOC104564058 gene encoding antigen WC1.1 isoform X2; translated protein: MFCAFTLLCQVRSNHFAYCSACITNVGPIENQDNSDDDIRSTVIFHIRMATKGLLCTPVLWLLLLSIQVSLGADELRLSNGTGPCSGRVEVKHEEQWGTVCDGDWTIEDAEVVCKQLQCGSAVKALNRAPFGEGSGPTWLYRLDCRGDESALWNCSHSGWGAFNCPHYFDTGVICSGFSELQLTGGDTACSGHLKVKQKETWAMVCFSHIDFKTASVVCNELECGQAVDIFRGTHFEDRHELIWQEEFHCEGNETHLAHCSRTLHHRQSCSHYATVVCSGYGGYRLANGSTTCSGRVELLHGGTWGTLCDYLWDLPAANDLCQQMDCGVALLIPDGQYFGKGNESVWNGTFSCKKNISGLRGCPVSVLGHDECPTGKDARVVCSGCPGGRLVNGSTCSGRVEIRHGDTWGRLCRSHWNLQAANVFCHQLNCGYAKSIQTGDRFVDGNGLVWRDAFHCAGTESCLWDCAQVTLGNPTCSAREAATVICSGLAESLRLSGGESRCDGRLEVSLHGLWSRVLDDDWDIKDAHVVCRQLQCGIAEKAYYLPRSQRGIGLVGLRSVQCAGNETQLMLCKTSQSQTVPTGVAEDVGVICSGSKQIRLVNGTKRCAGRVEIYHDGIWGTICDDNWDLSDANVVCKQLGCGHAIKAFASAHYGEGSGQIWLDDVNCTGAESDLWTCVSRPWGHHNCRHKEDAGVLCSEFLALRLVNGNDCAGRLEVFYNGTWGSVCSNRMSQLTAITVCKHLNCGNGGEIEKDFKYGRGFGPTWLDHIECTEQHSSLWQCQSDPWDPQSCDNRAEETHISCTGRKETIPPATFAECPNSTSCSDREKLRVIGGEDGCSGRVEIWHQGFWGTICDDSWDTADANVVCRQLGCGSAVSALSEAAFGEGTGPIWLEKVHCEGTESSLWDCPTKPSLGKNCDHKEDAAVNCSGITETTVSPTKADPPRRPATESTRISVPVILCIILGALLCLVLAILAGQIRSARQRGSPTSYDTFSEVVYEEIDYNLMRDKQGVTGLSDFYSESSKTKAQFYSGDSDEDNGPGTTQEVSSLPGNALEDGYDDVTEAPGPKDASLSGQNNQENIGILEESDRNKDSQTGQLYEDYQDWRLNCKKIIKVLFHLPDIQFRDY
- the LOC104564058 gene encoding antigen WC1.1 isoform X1 → MFCAFTLLCQVRSNHFAYCSACITNVGPIENQDNSDDDIRSTVIFHIRMATKGLLCTPVLWLLLLSIQVSLGADELRLSNGTGPCSGRVEVKHEEQWGTVCDGDWTIEDAEVVCKQLQCGSAVKALNRAPFGEGSGPTWLYRLDCRGDESALWNCSHSGWGAFNCPHYFDTGVICSGFSELQLTGGDTACSGHLKVKQKETWAMVCFSHIDFKTASVVCNELECGQAVDIFRGTHFEDRHELIWQEEFHCEGNETHLAHCSRTLHHRQSCSHYATVVCSGYGGYRLANGSTTCSGRVELLHGGTWGTLCDYLWDLPAANDLCQQMDCGVALLIPDGQYFGKGNESVWNGTFSCKKNISGLRGCPVSVLGHDECPTGKDARVVCSGCPGGRLVNGSTCSGRVEIRHGDTWGRLCRSHWNLQAANVFCHQLNCGYAKSIQTGDRFVDGNGLVWRDAFHCAGTESCLWDCAQVTLGNPTCSAREAATVICSGLAESLRLSGGESRCDGRLEVSLHGLWSRVLDDDWDIKDAHVVCRQLQCGIAEKAYYLPRSQRGIGLVGLRSVQCAGNETQLMLCKTSQSQTVPTGVAEDVGVICSGSKQIRLVNGTKRCAGRVEIYHDGIWGTICDDNWDLSDANVVCKQLGCGHAIKAFASAHYGEGSGQIWLDDVNCTGAESDLWTCVSRPWGHHNCRHKEDAGVLCSEFLALRLVNGNDCAGRLEVFYNGTWGSVCSNRMSQLTAITVCKHLNCGNGGEIEKDFKYGRGFGPTWLDHIECTEQHSSLWQCQSDPWDPQSCDNRAEETHISCTGRKETIPPATFAECPNSTSCSDREKLRVIGGEDGCSGRVEIWHQGFWGTICDDSWDTADANVVCRQLGCGSAVSALSEAAFGEGTGPIWLEKVHCEGTESSLWDCPTKPSLGKNCDHKEDAAVNCSGITETTVSPTKADPPRRPATESTRISVPVILCIILGALLCLVLAILAGQIRSARQRGSPTSYDTFSEVVYEEIDYNLMRDKQGVTGLSDFYSESSKTKAQFYSGDSDEDNGPGTTQEVSSLPGNALEDGYDDVTEAPGPKDASLSGQNNQENIGILEESDRNKDSQTDWSPNVSGNRTSEAETRSSPAFEDTRYDDVEELGH